A genomic window from Antedon mediterranea chromosome 4, ecAntMedi1.1, whole genome shotgun sequence includes:
- the LOC140047278 gene encoding monocarboxylate transporter 12-like yields the protein MVVEKATGRGVATPDVIPSTNHTPDGVQDVDDDGADETNLDKGWAWVVMVASLLTHIFTFGMAYSSVGVFYTEFLRVFGKSKSATAWVGSILLGTMLCSGPVASVMVGRWGPRHVTLIGATFAAAGMMLSSLATGLPFLYLTYGVLTGLGFGLSYLPCIVTLGKFFERRRSVATGIAVAGSGVGTFILAPVCQALLNIIGWRKTFVVLGFLETTLHVCGFIYDPKKVPIRRKIPPQTDQLGLQQEEKLTAVDLMTKASCLGFPVLSASSIIFDITGPRSLKYMPTEEVYAITEDTPEPAKIADNNDNSPAENKEAKKNTANAIDSIGKWERRSVRFGIPTSRKDRAAKGAGRTVSKKASALSLSAIEESFSNSMRTPSCQTISVTNDTQDVDKNGATNQSNISINDTYNSVSAFEQFGPKEKSGKVAKKSGKVAEKSGKVAEKSGKVADEGEEEEEDIIFSAPLLPPSRRIQFVSMLKTRFSSLFIIKQLFKNSFFVLFCISNFLICIGYQLPFIYFQSFALTLGIKEEQSAFILSIMGLTDTAGRIFVGLLFHRIPNEYHRLTGYMISTVLAGVILLFIPLVGSFAGMFMLSAVYATIAGSTDSLVPALLVAFVGLDTLPYSFGMTIEMQGLGFLLGPPIAGALYDISGNYGVVFCVGGIAFILSGLCLVIYPITGGKINVDCNKKADDTAS from the exons ATGGTCGTCGAAAAGGCAACAGGACGGGGTGTAGCAACACCAGATGTCATTCCATCTACAAATCACACCCCTGACGGCGTTCAAGATGTAGATGACGACGGTGCAGACGAGACTAACCTTGACAAAGGATGGGCATGGGTCGTCATGGTTGCTTCTTTGCTCACCCACATATTTACATTTGGAATGGCATACTCTTCGGTCGGTGTTTTCTACACAGAATTCCTGAGAGTCTTCGGTAAAAGCAAATCGGCAACAGCCTGGGTTGGCTCGATTCTACTTGGAACTATGCTTTGTTCAG GGCCAGTTGCCAGTGTTATGGTCGGAAGATGGGGTCCACGACATGTTACCTTAATCGGAGCAACATTTGCAGCTGCAGGAATGATGTTAAGTTCACTTGCAACCGGATTGCCCTTTCTTTACTTGACGTATGGTGTTCTGACAG gTTTAGGGTTTGGTCTTTCGTACTTACCTTGTATTGTCACTCTCGGTAAGTTCTTTGAGCGCCGTCGTTCGGTCGCTACTGGTATCGCCGTAGCAGGCTCTGGCGTGGGCACATTCATTCTAGCTCCTGTATGCCAGGCTCTCCTTAACATTATCGGTTGGAGAAAGACATTTGTCGTGCTAG GATTTTTAGAGACCACTTTACATGTTTGTGGTTTTATCTACGATCCGAAGAAAGTTCCAATAAGACGGAAAATACCACCTCAGACTGATCAGTTAGGCCTACAACAAGAGGAAAAGCTGACCGCAGTAGACTTGATGACAAAGGCTAGCTGTCTTGGTTTTCCAGTGTTGTCGGCATCCAGTATAATATTTGATATCACTGGGCCTAGAAGTCTTAAATACATGCCTACTGAGGAGGTTTACGCCATCACAGAAGATACACCGGAGCCTGCCAAAATTGCAGATAATAACGACAATTCACCCGCAGAGAACAAAGAAGCGAAAAAGAACACCGCTAATGCGATAGATTCTATTGGAAAATGGGAGAGACGTAGTGTTCGTTTCGGAATTCCAACTTCACGAAAAGATAGAGCTGCAAAAGGAGCTGGTCGTACCGTAAGCAAAAAGGCTTCTGCGTTGTCTTTATCAGCGATTGAGGAATCGTTCTCAAACTCAATGCGCACACCAAGTTGTCAGACAATCAGCGTGACAAACGATACACAGGACGTTGATAAAAACGGAGCCACAAATCAGTCAAACATCAGCATCAATGATACGTATAACAGTGTTTCAGCGTTTGAACAATTTGGACCAAAAGAGAAGAGCGGCAAGGTAGCTAAAAAGAGCGGCAAGGTAGCTGAAAAGAGCGGCAAGGTAGCTGAAAAGAGCGGCAAGGTAGCTGACGAAggagaggaggaggaggaggataTAATTTTCAGTGCTCCACTTCTACCACCAAGTCGAAGGATTCAATTTGTGTCAATGTTAAAAACTAGATTTAGTTCCTTGTTTATTATCAAACAGCTGTTTAAAAACTCGTTTTTCGTGTTGTTTTGCATCTCAAACTTTCTGATATGCATCGGCTACCAGCTTCCCTTCATTTACTTTCAATCGTTCGCCCTAACGCTCGGAATAAAGGAAGAACAGTCAGCCTTCATTCTATCCATAATGGGTTTAACCGACACGGCAGGGAGAATATTCGTTGGACTATTATTTCATCGAATACCGAACGAGTATCATCGCTTGACGGGCTACATGATTTCGACTGTTTTGGCGGGAGTTATACTACTGTTCATACCGTTGGTTGGTAGTTTTGCCGGTATGTTTATGTTGTCTGCAGTATACGCTACGATAGCTGGTTCAACAGATTCGTTGGTTCCAGCTCTACTTGTTGCATTTGTTGGGCTTGACACGCTGCCGTACTCCTTTGGAATGACCATAGAGATGCAAGGACTTGGTTTTCTTCTTGGGCCACCCATTGCAG GTGCTCTGTACGATATATCTGGAAACTACGGTGTTGTATTCTGTGTAGGTGGAATTGCATTCATACTATCAGGTCTCTGTCTAGTTATATATCCAATAACAGGCGGGAAAATCAACGTGGACTGCAACAAGAAGGCAGACGACACAGCATCATAG